Proteins encoded together in one Lathyrus oleraceus cultivar Zhongwan6 chromosome 5, CAAS_Psat_ZW6_1.0, whole genome shotgun sequence window:
- the LOC127080679 gene encoding uncharacterized protein LOC127080679 — MPPLTNKVRVNFNANARCDYHSGGVGQDVENCWALKYKVQELLDSKTVQFMSVNAPNVIQNLMHVHATAANMVEVVYTGEHLNLITEVGELSTPLLAIMEYLVEYSVYPGCSTFCEDCQKSDEGCGKLKRILAPARHVSLVVTLPSPIPYSSEKAVPWHYGSDVYYHGVKQVFIHVPAKKEEVEKEYVNAGDFSSAGRITRSGKVFSPPNPQDVADALEKAKEKQVDDGPGPVQVNLPKDDAGSSIAQEVEELLKIIRKSDYKLNGLGFIDSDLSVEGRSLNKAFHVSIECKGTTLSRVLVDTRSSLNVLPKSSLMKIDYPGVEICPSDLRVRAFDDSQRSIFGEVDLPIKVGPQIFTVTFFVMDIHPTYCCLLGRPWIHGAGAVTSTLHQKMKYPIGGKIVIVCGEEEYIVSHLSYFCYVEVEGEIHETPFQDFEAVQVIKAPQSEENKLVVQMSLLKDAKVVVEAGHPKGWGRVLDLPPKFDKFGLGFRHTMESTTHKLSSSFTLVKFASGGIIRGGQVSAATDEVDIDYKMDQ, encoded by the exons ATGCCTCCCTTGACCAACAAAGTGCGTGTAAATTTTAATGCCAACGCTCGTTGTGATTACCACTCTGGTGGTGTGGGGCAAGATGTGGAGAACTGTTGGGCTCTGAAATACAAAGTACAGGAGCTGCTGGATTCAAAGACAGTGCAGTTCATGTCGGTTAATGCTCCTAATGTCATTCAGAATCTGATGCATGTGCATGCTACGGCTGCTAATATGGTTGAAGTTGTATATACTGGTGAGCATTTGAATTTGATAACAGAGGTTGGTGAGTTATCTACTCCCTTGTTGGCTATCATGGAATATTTGGTTGAATACAGTGTGTATCCTGGTTGCTCCACTTTCTGTGAGGACTGTCAGAAAAGTGATGAGGGTTGTGGTAAGTTGAAG AGGATTCTTGCGCCTGCTAGGCATGTCTCTTTGGTTGTTACCCTGCCGAGTCCAATTCCGTACTCGAGTGAAAAGGCGGTGCCTTGGCATTATGGTTCTGACGTCTATTATCATGGTGTTAAACAAGTGTTTATTCATGTTCCTGCCAAGAAGGAGGAAGTTGAGAAAGAATACGTGAATGCGGGGGACTTCTCTAGCGCTGGCCGAATCACTCGTAGTGGGAAAGTGTTTTCTCCACCCAATCCCCAAGATGTTGCAGATGCCTTAGAGAAAGCTAAAGAGAAGCAGGTGGATGATGGCCCTGGACCTGTTCAGGTCAACTTACCGAAGGATGATGCTGGTTCGTCCATAGCCCAAGAAGTTGAGGAGTTGTTGAAAATTATCAGGAAGAGTGACTACAAGCTG AACGGTCTCGGGTTTATTGATAGTGATCTCTCTGTTGAGGGACGAAGCCTTAATAAAGCCTTTCACGTCTCGATTGAGTGTAAAGGGACTACTCTTTCTCGAGTTTTGGTCGATACAAGGTCATCCCTGAATGTGCTTCCCAAGTCTTCATTGATGAAAATTGATTATCCTGGTGTTGAGATATGTCCGAGTGACCTGCGCGTCAGGGCCTTTGACGACTCTCAGAGGTCAATCTTTGGTGAAGTAGATCTTCCGATTAAAGTGGGGCCTCAGATCTTTACTGTTACCTTCTTTGTAATGGACATACACCCAACATATTGCTGCTTGCTGGGTAGGCCTTGGATTCACGGTGCTGGAGCTGTGACATCTACTTTGCATCAGAAAATGAAATACCCTATCGGCGGTAAAATTGTAATAGtttgtggggaagaagagtatattgtgAGTCACTTGTCGTATTTCTGCTACGTGGAAGTGGAAGGTGAGATTCATGAAACCCCATTTCAGGATTTTGAGGCGGTGCAAGTGATCAAAGCTCCTCAGTCTGAGGAGAATAAGCTTGTTGTTCAGATGTCTTTGTTGAAGGATGCTAAAGTTGTAGTGGAGGCGGGTCACCCCAAAGGTTGGGGCCGTGTGTTGGATCTCCCTCCCAAGTTTGATAAATTTGGCCTTGGTTTCAGACATACTATGGAGAGTACCACTCATAAGCTTTCAAGTTCCTTCACACTTGTGAAGTTTGCTAGTGGTGGTATTATCAGAGGTGGCCAAGTGAGCGCTGCTACGGATGAGGTGGACATAGATTATAAGATGGACCAGTGA
- the LOC127080680 gene encoding uncharacterized protein LOC127080680: MRYQRLEERLKAVEGKGLLGMDMMDLGLVPGVRIPPKFKVPVFDKYIGATCPKTHENAYYRKMSAYSDDEKLLMHFFQDSLFGASLEWYIKLERMYIRTWIDLVKAFVKHYQYNVDMDPNHTQLQSLSQGQNESFKEYAQKWRELVARVHPPMSEIELVDLFMGTLQGVYYDRMVGSTPVGFSKLVMAGERIEIRVKLGKLQMGNVGNALGGAGKKPFLGYPKKKEETNAVYGHRSGRGRCRQHDQPQVNVVTIPVSQAQPVPAPQQNALRCEYQ, from the coding sequence ATGAGGTATCAGAGGTTGGAAGAACGTCTGAAAGCTGTTGAAGGGAAGGGCCTGCTTGGCATGGATATGATGGACCTAGGACTGGTTCCCGGGGTGAGGATTCCCCCAAAGTTCAAGGTGCCCGTTTTTGACAAGTACATTGGAGCTACTTGTCCAAAAACACATGAGAATGCCTATTATAGGAAGATGTCTGCATATTCGGACGATGAGAAGTTGCTCATGcacttcttccaagacagcctattTGGGGCATCTTTGGAGTGGTACATAAAGCTTGAAAGAATGTATATTCGGACTTGGATAGATTTGGTAAAGGCTTTTGTTAAGCATTACCAATACAATGTTGACATGGATCCTAATCACACTCAGTTGCAGAGCCTCTCACAGGGGCAGAATGAATcgtttaaggagtacgcccagaaGTGGCGGGAACTCGTAGCACGTGTTCATCCTCCCATGTCGGAGATAGAATTGGTTGACCTATTTATGGGTACGCTGCAAGGTGTCTATTATGATCGTATGGTTGGCAGTACGCCAGTAGGGTTCTCTAAGCTTGTGATGGCAGGAGAAAGAATTGAGATCAGAGTGAAGTTAGGAAAACTCCAAATGGGTAATGTTGGCAATGCTCTGGGAGGAGCTGGAAAAAAGCCATTCTTGGGGTATCCTAAAAAGAAAGAAGAAACCAACGCAGTTTACGGACATAGAAGTGGAAGAGGTAGATGTCGTCAACACGATCAACCTCAGGTTAATGTTGTCACAATCCCCGTTTCTCAGGCCCAGCCTGTGCCTGCTCCGCAGCAAAATGCGTTGCGCTGCGAATATCAATAA